A stretch of the Bordetella genomosp. 8 genome encodes the following:
- a CDS encoding pyridoxal phosphate-dependent aminotransferase gives MNTDTAAGNSFLAHRVLGAKPSATKEMTRLANELKREGQDIIALSQGEPDFPTPEHIRAAAKAAIDRNESRYTEVAGTLALRVAVTRKFERDNGLRYTPDQVQVGCGAKQLLYNALQATVEAGDEVVIPTPAWVSYPDMVLLAGGKPVIVRCGAATGFKITPAQLEAAITPRTKWLMLNSPSNPSGAVYSGQELAALAEVLLRHPHVWLMADDIYEKIRYDGAPFATPAAVTPELAQRTLTVNGVSKAYAMTGWRVGFAAGPVELIKAMNLVQSQSTSHTSSISQAASIAALDGPMDFLDGFLASFRRRRDGVVAALRAIEGVTCDLPPGAFYAFPGCQGLLGRRDPSGALIASDVDLAMYLLRHAGVAVVPGTAFELPGHFRVSYAASDEDLEQAMSRIAAACAKLR, from the coding sequence ATGAATACCGACACGGCCGCCGGCAACAGCTTCCTGGCGCATCGCGTGCTGGGCGCCAAGCCCTCCGCCACCAAGGAGATGACCCGCCTCGCCAACGAACTGAAGCGCGAAGGCCAGGACATCATCGCCCTGAGCCAGGGCGAGCCGGACTTCCCGACGCCGGAGCATATCCGCGCGGCGGCCAAGGCAGCCATCGACCGCAATGAGTCGCGCTACACCGAGGTCGCCGGCACGCTGGCCTTGCGTGTAGCGGTCACCCGAAAATTCGAACGGGACAACGGCCTGCGATACACCCCCGATCAGGTCCAGGTGGGATGCGGAGCCAAGCAACTGCTCTATAACGCCCTGCAGGCCACGGTCGAGGCGGGCGACGAGGTCGTGATCCCGACGCCAGCCTGGGTCTCCTATCCCGACATGGTGCTGCTGGCCGGCGGCAAGCCGGTGATCGTACGCTGCGGCGCCGCCACCGGATTCAAGATCACGCCGGCGCAGCTGGAAGCCGCCATCACGCCCAGGACCAAATGGCTGATGCTCAACTCGCCGTCCAATCCCAGCGGCGCCGTCTACAGCGGCCAGGAGCTGGCCGCGCTGGCGGAGGTGCTGCTGCGCCATCCCCACGTCTGGCTGATGGCCGATGACATCTACGAGAAGATCCGCTATGACGGCGCGCCCTTCGCCACGCCGGCCGCGGTCACGCCGGAGCTGGCCCAGCGCACGCTCACGGTCAATGGCGTATCCAAGGCCTACGCAATGACGGGTTGGCGAGTCGGGTTCGCCGCCGGCCCTGTCGAGTTGATCAAGGCGATGAACCTGGTCCAATCCCAATCGACGTCGCACACCAGCTCCATCAGCCAGGCCGCCTCGATCGCGGCGCTGGACGGCCCGATGGACTTCCTTGACGGGTTCCTCGCCAGCTTTCGCCGTCGCCGGGACGGCGTCGTGGCCGCCCTGCGGGCGATCGAGGGTGTGACTTGCGATCTGCCTCCTGGCGCCTTCTATGCATTCCCCGGCTGCCAGGGACTGCTCGGACGACGCGATCCGTCGGGCGCTCTCATCGCCTCGGACGTCGACCTGGCGATGTACCTGCTACGGCATGCGGGCGTGGCCGTGGTGCCGGGGACCGCGTTCGAATTGCCCGGCCACTTCCGCGTTTCCTATGCGGCTTCCGACGAGGATCTTGAGCAAGCGATGTCGCGCATCGCCGCGGCCTGCGCGAAACTCCGTTGA
- a CDS encoding ABC transporter permease, with amino-acid sequence MVVLGKLRRDPVWLALAAISLVTLGMFLLWPLATMFGKSLVNGNGGIDLSGYARFFGERSYRQAFVNTLILGAAVTLCSLVVGGGLAVAVARCRFPLAALVAVLPLVTLVIPDVVVAASWVVLLGKQGIFNTLIRPLGMELPSLYSWWGLILVMTLNNYVYAFVAVFVGLRSMDRNLEEAALSLGRPPERVVLGITLPMLLPSIFGGAMIVFTHVIGSFGVPAIIGARTPVLAVKAYHEFVNEMGGSAQMQTTMASMLVLLGAAALLFQKLVVERRQYQMETGRAPVRVTLKGWRASAAATGVLLIVALSLAPAVVVVITAFTPASGPVLRYGGFTLDHVLHAALRAPDPLYHSLFLATTATLAGSLFAIVTAYLIVKRRSGLTHVLDILVALPLTIAGTVLGIALINTFGSGWLVLTGSWTIMALAYFLRRVPTNVRAAIGPLHNLKDSLEEASMSLGVSPIRSFFKVVLPTIWPAAAAAAVLMWVTTLSELSATVVLYFGGMSTMPIEIFQQVDSDRLALACAYSVVLILTIFIPLALARWKLGLKVGAIE; translated from the coding sequence ATGGTCGTGCTAGGCAAACTACGCAGGGATCCCGTATGGCTGGCGCTGGCCGCCATATCGCTCGTGACGCTCGGCATGTTCCTGCTGTGGCCGCTCGCGACCATGTTTGGAAAATCCCTGGTCAACGGCAATGGTGGCATCGACCTGAGCGGCTACGCACGCTTCTTCGGCGAGCGGTCGTACCGACAGGCCTTCGTGAACACCTTGATTCTGGGCGCGGCCGTCACGCTGTGTTCCCTGGTCGTGGGCGGCGGCCTGGCCGTGGCGGTGGCCCGTTGCAGGTTTCCGCTGGCCGCCCTGGTCGCGGTGCTGCCCCTCGTCACCCTGGTGATTCCGGACGTCGTCGTGGCGGCGTCCTGGGTGGTCCTGCTCGGGAAGCAGGGCATCTTCAACACGCTGATCCGCCCGCTGGGCATGGAGCTGCCCTCGCTGTACTCATGGTGGGGACTGATCCTGGTCATGACGCTCAACAACTACGTCTACGCCTTCGTGGCGGTATTCGTGGGATTGCGATCGATGGACCGCAACCTGGAGGAAGCCGCGCTAAGCCTGGGTCGGCCGCCGGAACGCGTCGTGTTGGGCATCACCCTGCCCATGCTGCTGCCCTCCATCTTCGGCGGCGCGATGATCGTCTTCACCCACGTCATCGGCAGCTTCGGCGTGCCGGCCATCATCGGCGCCCGCACGCCGGTCCTGGCGGTCAAGGCGTACCACGAATTCGTGAACGAAATGGGCGGCAGCGCGCAGATGCAGACCACCATGGCATCCATGCTGGTACTGCTGGGCGCCGCCGCGCTGCTGTTCCAGAAGCTCGTGGTGGAACGCCGGCAATACCAGATGGAGACGGGCCGCGCGCCAGTGCGGGTGACCTTGAAGGGTTGGCGCGCCAGCGCCGCGGCCACCGGCGTGCTGCTCATCGTGGCCCTGTCGCTGGCGCCCGCGGTCGTGGTCGTGATCACCGCTTTCACGCCAGCGAGCGGGCCCGTGCTGCGCTATGGCGGATTCACGCTCGACCATGTCCTGCATGCCGCGCTGCGCGCGCCGGATCCCTTGTACCACTCCTTGTTCCTGGCCACGACGGCGACGCTGGCCGGCTCGCTGTTCGCCATCGTTACCGCCTACCTGATCGTCAAGCGGCGCAGCGGGCTCACCCATGTCCTGGATATCCTGGTCGCCCTGCCCTTGACCATCGCCGGGACGGTACTTGGCATCGCCCTGATCAACACGTTCGGCAGCGGATGGTTGGTGCTGACCGGCAGTTGGACCATCATGGCGCTCGCGTATTTCCTGCGCCGCGTACCGACCAACGTACGAGCGGCGATAGGCCCGCTGCACAACCTCAAGGACTCGCTCGAGGAAGCTTCCATGAGCCTGGGGGTCAGTCCGATCCGCAGCTTCTTCAAGGTCGTGCTGCCCACGATCTGGCCGGCCGCCGCCGCGGCCGCGGTGCTGATGTGGGTGACCACGCTGTCCGAGCTGTCGGCCACGGTGGTGCTCTATTTCGGTGGCATGAGCACCATGCCCATCGAGATCTTCCAGCAGGTCGACAGCGACCGGCTGGCCCTGGCATGCGCTTATAGCGTGGTGCTGATTCTCACCATCTTCATCCCGCTGGCCCTTGCCAGATGGAAACTGGGTCTCAAAGTAGGAGCAATAGAATGA